A window from Salmo trutta chromosome 29, fSalTru1.1, whole genome shotgun sequence encodes these proteins:
- the LOC115166842 gene encoding transmembrane gamma-carboxyglutamic acid protein 4-like → MAMLLHLFILYQLLPCGNFACMRKLLHTTGTEDQSKEVFVQEEQANAFLGRHLLANRFDFELFTPGNLERECFEEVCNYEEAREVFENVPQTDDFWKKYTEDEDTRPSRLDVTALLVGLIAAGVAVVIFGLLVWYFCKGSCKDNLSRAGSVRVRPRRSNASLIMRRLDEVSLQPVLLPPPEEIDPPGLPSYEDAIGKTGTHDAPPPPYPGSRPGSIRR, encoded by the exons ATGGCGATGCTTTTGCATTTATTCATACTGTATCAACTGCTTCCCTGTGGAAACTTTGCTTGTATGAGAAAGTTATTACACACCACAGGGACAGAGGACCAGTCAAAAGAAG TTTTTGTGCAAGAGGAGCAGGCAAATGCATTCTTAGGACGCCATCTATTGGCCAACCGATTTGACTTTGAGCTCTTCACTCCTGGGAATTTGGAGAGGGAGTGCTTTGAAGAAGTCTGCAACTATGAGGAAGCACGAGAGGTCTTTGAAAATGTCCCTCAGACT GATGACTTCTGGAAAAAGTACACAGAGG ATGAGGACACGCGGCCTTCGCGGCTGGATGTGACTGCCCTGCTTGTGGGTCTGATCGCGGCAGGGGTGGCCGTCGTCATCTTCGGCCTGTTGGTCTGGTACTTCTGCAAGGGGAGTTGTAAGGATAACCTCTCACGTGCCGG CTCTGTTAGGGTGCGTCCAAGGCGCAGTAATGCCTCGCTGATCATGAGGAGACTGGATGAGGTCTCTCTGCAGCCCGTGCTCCTGCCCCCGCCAGAGGAGATTGACCCCCCAGGCCTGCCCTCCTATGAGGACGCCATCGGCAAAACCGGAACGCACGACGCCCCACCTCCTCCTTACCCTGg